The genomic region AAGACCATAAAACCACTGCCCAGCATAGTTATCTTTTCCAAAGTCTGCGATTCGTGCAGCAGcgtcaacagcctcaaagtGAGTACCGTTGAAAGTACCAGGGAAGTACTCAGTGATAGAACCTCCTAATGGCGCACCAGGGTTGATGCTGATAGCCATGAGCCACATATCATCTTGCTTGTTACCGTCCCCATCCACGTAAGGCATGGGGATCATGTTTGGACACTCGTACTGCAGACCGAGAAGGCCATGGTGGGAGAAATTGCTGGTAGGCTTCCAGTCCTTGAGGTTGTCAGATTCAAAGATGCCGATCTTGAAGTCTTGAGGGTAGGCAACGACCATGATCCATGAGTCATCGTAGCGAATGACTTTAGGATCGCGGAACTGAGTAGATGTGCTGTTGATGACGGGGTTATTGGCATATGGAGTAAACGTGTAGCCTCCATCTCGCGAATAGGCGATTGCCTGGTCTTGGACAGTCGGCGATGATAGAGTCTGTATATCGTTAGCAGTGATCATCCAACTTCTGTTGACAACTTACGTAGATCGCAACTACACCATTGTCTTGGTCAGGGAAGAATCCGGACGTGTtgttgacatcaacaacagcactTCCAGAAAAGACATAAGTGTCTTTCTCCGGTGGGAAGAGCGCAATGGGCTGATTCACCCAGTGGTACAAGTCCTTTGACGTTGCATGGCCCCAATGCTGGTTGCCCGCGACTACATCGGTGGGATTATACTGATAGTATAAATGCCAGAGACCATCAGCATCGCGGAACATGCCATTGGGGTCATTCATGAAATGTTGGGGAGGAGAAAAGTGAATCTGAGGACGGTATGTGCCATTGTAATCGCCCGTGATGGGTGTTCCAGTTGGTACAGAAGGAGTAGTGGAAGACTGGGCGGCACTGAGCTGGACGAGGCCAGCCACGGTCGAGAACAAGAGACCTCTCATGGTGATCAAAGACGCAAAGTGTATCTTGCTGAACAATTCAAGATTTCGAGGATTATATGACGCTTATATACCCAACATCTGATCAGGCGATACCCTCCCAACGACATCGGCACCGATCCAACGGTTAGCGTTTTTCTTCCCCGCGTCCATCTCCAGGCAAGAAACACGCCGATCTGGAGAAGGGGTGATGTCAGAGCCATAGGTTAATCTGGCGGTTGTGGGGAAGACATGGGAAATGGACCGACTTGGCGAGGTAGCGTCGGACCGATAATCGTCGTCATCGAATGGGAGATGGAGTTCAGGTTCTGAGTGAAGATCTTATCTTGAATTGTATTGCAGTTGGAGTTTGCTACTCCACATTAACGGCCCGACAGTTGAGATGATAGAAGTTAATCGGGGAAGTCGAATCATGGGGAAAGTTTAAGTGAGGTGAGACATTCCGAGATGAAGCGATTTATTGTCGGTAGTTGAGGAATCGTGCAATAGACAGAATATGAGCATGTATCTATTCCAATGGTTCGATCAATTGAGCATTTTTGGAGGATGGACGGTGAAAGAGGCAACAAGATGCAGGGTAACTTAGTTGGTGGGGTTGACTACAGGGTTAGCGATGACAGTAACATTGCATTGCGCCGGATACTCGGAAAGACAAAAATGCTCACATGATGAGAAAGGGCAGTATTCTATTTagtaaaagaaaagagagagcaAAAGTACATGCAAGAAATATCCACAAACACACTCCAGGCACCTCTATCCATCCTTGCATCCCGGTGACATTACTCCTGACGAAAGCATTCTTCATCTACTCATCACAGCAGTATCGCCCTTGTCATCGCTAAACTCCACCTCCAGCGCCGTCAAAAATTGCTTCAACCCCTGCTTCTTCGCTTGACCAAACCATTGGAGCACTTTTGCAGTTGGTAGCTCTTTCAACTCTGGCAATTGCTCGCAAAGGTTCGCAAATTCACCCATGCTCAATGTCTTTGTGCCCGCGTGCTCAATGATTTGTATCCCGCCTGGTGGTTGGGTAGAAGATTGGAGAAGCGCGTCGACGATGCGGCTCGAGATCTGATCAATTGGCGCGAAATGACCCGTGCCATTCAGACCTGTTGGATCGGGGCGCAGGGAAATGGCTTTTGCGAgacgaagaagctcatcTGACGTGATGGTATCCTCATCGGCAGTCTCGGTAGCAGTCAATGCTGGCGCTGGGCGGTGAATAAACACAGGCAATCCAGCTCGCTTCGCAGCATCACGCAACAATCCTTCAGCAGCCCACTTTGACGCGACGTATCCATCGCTGCCATCAACAGGTGGATGTCCATCTCCATACCGTTTGACAGCTCCACTGGACAACACGTGAACTGGGAGACGGCGGGGAAGCGCGAGACGAATGAGTTCCGCGACGCTGCTAACGTTGACGGCGCGAAGGGAACGGTAATCATCCCAAAAAGAACGGTTAGCACCGCAGTGGATGATCGCGTCGACACTGTTGCTGAGAAGCGTCAAGTCATTGTCAGAAAGACCCAGGCTTGGTTGGCTGAGATCTCCACGCCAGAGAGTGGCTTTGTCGCTGGTCTCGGTGGTTGACGCGTCGCGGACAAGACAGTGTATCTCAGACACTTGAGAGGCCTCGGCAAGATGGGACATCAAGTTCCGCCCCAAGAACCCAGTCGCACCAGTGACAAGAACGCGAACAGGACCGTTCATCTTCTGCAAAGCGACTTGCGTCACGCTCAGCCATTCGTCGGGAATCTTGGTCTCCCTCTCCCAATCAATGTCACCACCACTGACCTCGTCGTTCACCAGCGCAGCCATCTCACGAAGCTTACTGGCAGCCATTAGGTTCAAAAGCCTTAGCGACACGTTGAACTCCTTCCTGATCATGCCCTGAAGCTTGATCAGTAGCAGTGAGCTTCCGCCGACGTGGAAGAAGTCAGTGTCTGCCGTGATGGTAGCAGATGCGCTCGCTGGGACCAGAGTCCTCCACATCTTCGCGATCTTCTCCTGTGTCTCCGACTCGAGACTGCCCTCTTCAGCAACGGCATCATTGGCCGTAGCCGGAGTAAAGGCAGGTAGAGGAAGGGCTGCAATCACATTGCGGTCAGGCTTCTGATGCGCTGTCAATGGGAAGCGATCAATTGGTAGCATCAAGGCTGGAAGCATGTAATGAGGCAAAGGGAGCTTCGAAACGATCTTGCGCAAGAAGGACTCTACTTCaggacgacgaagactcTTGTCAGCGACAACGACATGCGCGACAAGgaaaccatcatcatcgtgatCCTCATGACGATCCTCAGGGTATCGTAGAGTCACAACAGCATCTGACAGAACGCCCTGGGCTGAACTCAAAATAGCACTCTCGACGTCACCCAACTCAATGCGATAGCCTCGCAGCTTGACCTGGGTACCACCTTCGATACGACCCAATATATCGACCATACCGTTCGCACGAAGTTTACCACGGTCGCCGGTGCGATACATGATCTTCCACTCCTTCGACGACGTCCATGGATCTGGAATGAACTTCTCCTTGGTAAGATCTGGACGTCCAAGATAGCCATCTGCGACACCAGCACCGCCCACCACAATTTCGCCAGGATAACCGCGTGGAACGAGCTTCATGTTCTCGTCGACGATGTAGGTAGAGTAGTTGGCGCAAGGGAAGCCAACGTCAGTGACGTATCGCATCTGCGCCTTCTCACCCTCAGCGTAGTCAGCAAAGTTGAGTTCAATCCTGTTGGTGACAGTTGTCTCGGTCGGACCACAGTGATTGAAGACTCTGAGATGAGGAagttcaagaccagcaaaCGCGCGAACAAGCGCGGTTGACAAAGGCCCACCTGACGAGGAAGCGTTCTCCCAAGCTGTGCAATCGAGAAGACGGTCTCGGGCAAAGCGATGCCAGATGCTATACTCGGACGGCGTGCACATCGTGTAAGTAATGTTGTGTCGAGCAATCATGTCGACTGTACCAAGAGGGTCGCCGCGCTTCGAGTTGGGAACGACAAAGACACAACCGCCGTTGCAGAGCGCAAGCATCGTCTGGTCAATTGAGAGATCAAAACTGAAAGCGCTCTGTTGGAGGACTCGTGCAGCGTAGCTGGGTTTATCCTGCTCTTGGACGATGGCATGTGGCTCGACGAGAGCCTTGAGACTTCGATTTGTATGGACGACGGCCTTGGGAATGCCAGTTGAACCGCTGGTACAGAGGATCATGGCCTTCTGACCTGGCTGAGCGCGAATCAGGACTTCAGCTGCAGAAGATCCAGCGATGGGAACGTGGATCATCTGGGCGGATTGGGTTCCCAATTGATCAAATTTATCGGCCGTAGAGTCGTCAACAAGAACTGCCTGGGGTTGAGCGACCTGTATGTTTGCCGCCAATCGAGGCATCCCGATGGGCGGATACAAGGGCACGTAGGTCATGCCGAGCTTGAGAATTGCAAGCATCGAGCAGATCCAGTCGACACCAGTTTCTTGGAATACACCGATGAAGTCACTCTCCCTCAAACCAGCTGTGGCCAAAGAAGCGGCGATCTCATCGATGCGACGGCCCATTTGCTCGTAGGTCAATTGGCTCGTCTCATCGCCGAGTGCCGCCGCGGTTGGGTTCTCGTGGATCATGGTGTCAATGCGATGGGAGAGCGTGTCGGCGTCGGGCCAACCATCAATCGTCGGACCCAGAGAAATAGACAAGTCATCCTCGTTCCAGGGCGGCAGCGACTTGAGTGTCATCTTTGCGCCGACTTCGTCTGCCGTAACCTTTCCCAAAAGATTGGCATAGGCCCGAATGAGCATCTCAGCATGCTCCCCATCATACAACGTCGATTGAACCTCGACACCAACACGAACACTCCCACCATTCTGTTCGTCAGAGTCATCAAGGATGTAAAATGCAAGATCACTACCTTGGCGCTCTGCTCGCCCTGTGCCCATCTCAGCCCTGCAATCGCCGAGTCTGAACCACTCTTTGTGTGAAACGCGGTAGTCAATCAGGACTTGTGCTACGGGTACTGCATCTCCATGACGCGTGATGCATAGCTCTTTGAGGAGAACATCGAGCGGAAGAACGGAATGTTCGAGGGCCTTGTAGGTCTTTGTGCGAGCGGCTTTGACGGCATCTGAGAAGGAGAGTTTGTTGTAGTCGGTGCGATCGAAGCGGAGGAAGAGAGTGTTGACGAAAAGACCAATTGTATCCATAAAGTCTTTGTCGAATCTGTTGGTGTCGTCCATCGCGATGAACAAGCGATCAACAGAGTCGGGCATCAGACCAAAGAGCAGAGTCTGAAGAGCTGCGACGTAGACGTGGAATGAGGTTGAGTGATTGGCCTTGGCAAGCTTCCTGACGCGCGCAGCTTCCGAAGGCTCAAGAGTAATCTCTGCGTTGTAGCAACTGTAGTTCTCGAGTAACTTCCTGTGGCTGACCTTTGCAAAAGGTAGTAGAGGAAGTGGCTCGGGTTCGGGCATGATGAGCTTGCGATAATACTCGATCGCCTTCCTCCACTCGAATGGCTTCGATAAGTTCTGCCGACGCTGCTTGGCAATGTAAGCTCGATACTGCTTCGCATCAGGCAGTGTGGGAATCAATCCATTGGCGTTGTAGGCTTTTGCCAGGTCGCGCCAGAAGATCTCGAGACTATACCCATCAAAGGCGATATGATGGAATGCTAACACTAGCCAGTGCTCAGTATCAGATTGGGAGAGAAGTGAGAGTTTGATGGTTTCCCAATCGCCGAGGTTCCAAGGGTGAGAGTGAAGCCATTCCATCTCctgctcaacatcctccttgCTATTGATGTCTCGCGATGTAAGATGCACAGTCGGCTTGGAGAGAACGCCTTGCATGGGTGTCTCGAGGGATTTGCCCCCAAACTGCAATATTGGTCAGCTTCGTTCTCAAAACAGACTACCTCAACTGCTCCGGCGAAAGGATCGAAGTAGTCACTTACAAAGAATCTCGTCCGTAAAATCTCATGCCTCTTCGCAACACCCTCCAACGCCCTCTCCAACTTCCCAACGTCAACCCTGCCCTTCAAATGCGCCGAAATCGTAACATCAAACGTAGTTTTATCCTCCAACGCCGTAGTAAGGAACCAAAAGCGACTCTGAACAAGAGACATCTCATCGACAATCTCACTCGAACTCTTCACAATCTCCTCCCGCCTCTTCGCAGCCGccgcttcttcatctgcacGGCGCTTTTTCGCTACCTCGTCTTCGAGCTCTCGCTTATGCCTGTCGTTCGATCCATTGTTATTCTTCATGTTGTTTAGAGATGGGGGGATGCTTGCCGTGTCAGCTCCCGCTGTGCTCTTTGCGGTCGTGGAAACGTCTGTCGCGGAGCTTTGCGAGACAGCGTCGGAGTCGCCAGTCACAACGTCTGAGCTagagcttgaggttggagactcagtgagcttcttgtcgCTGTCTGGCTGCGCTTCATTGCttgcctcgtcatcatcgcgGTCCAGGTCAAGAAGAGCCTTGGGAATTCGCTCCAGGGCATCGCTTGCGAGATCAAGAATGGAGTTACCACCCAGGATTTTGAGAACAGGCATGTCGGTATCGAGTTCCTTCAAGAACCACGATCGCACGTCCACAGCCACCAGCGAGTCAACACCTTGGTCCACCAAAGCCAGCGACTCGGGGACGTCAGTCTCTGCAGGAATGcgcagcatcttcttcagcttcaaagtGAAAGCATCAGTGATGATCCTCAAGGCCTGGTCCTTGCTAGTGACGCGCTTCAATTGGCGACTGAGCGACACCGCAGCTGCGTTACCTGACGCATCGACATCTGCATCGCCGTCGACTCGTTCAATCAGCATGTTGCTGAATTTGGAGTCATGAATGAAGAATGACTTGTGCTCATCATCGGAGAATTGAGGCATGATTCCCTGCGAGATTTCGCCACCctcaatatcctcatcaGGATCGAAGCGCTGTCCAGCGAGAATGGCTTCTGCGATGAGctgatgaagaccttgagcCGAGGTATTGGCGATACCAAtgtccttgaagaagctcgcGTCGTAGATCTTCTGTCGCTCAATGTAGCCGAGACCAATGAGAGCGCTGATGTTAATGATAGACGCTGCGAGACCGCGCTTGCGACGATTGTTGACGAGGGAGGCCATGAACATGTTGGCAGCGGCGTAATTGGCTTGACCTCGAGATCCGACGATACTAGCTGCCGAGCTGAACATGAGGAAGAAATCCAGCTTGGTGTCGGCAAATAGCTCATCGAGATAAACGCTGCCATTGACCTTAGGCGCAAGGACCTTGTTCAGATTGGCAGCGTCCATGTCCTTGAAGAGAACATCCTGTAGAAGCATGGCACCATTGGCAACACCAGCGATCGGTGGCAGCGTGCGGGTTATGGCCTGGTAGCACAGATGAAGGGATTCCTTGCTAGTGATGTCAAGTTTGCGCGGGACGACGGTGACACCGGCTTGCTCCATGTTGTCAATGAATCGCTGGTCGACCTTAGGATAGCGACTGGTCAACACGACATATCGCGCTCCATGAGCGGCCATCCATTCACAGCACGATTGACCCATCTCGCCTGAGAGACCGACGAGAAGGTATGTCTTGTCTGATCGGAAAATGTTGGTGTGATGGTCCAGAGGATGAACGCGCACTGGCACTGATGTAGTGGCCCAATCAACGAGGTGTAACGACTGGCCAGTTGGTGCAGTGAAGGCCTCGATGTGGTTGAGCGGGATAGTCTCACGATCACGAGCTTCAATAACCATGCTGCTTGCCTTGTTCCAAGCAGCCTGGAGCGCAGCCTTTGCATCTGCTAGATCGCCTGGGCGAACCTCAACGCGGTTTCGGATCAACGACTTCTCCGTCCGAGCGTACCAAGGAAGGCACTCAACCATAGCAGACGCGACAATCGCAGAAGGGCTGTTGGGGGCTGAGAAGTCGACCAGAAGCGAAGAGGTAGTCAAAGCAGGGAGGACCTTCCTAATAGCACGAGATGACATCTCCTGCACCAGCCAAGTGGTCTTGCCGGGGAgatcttgaggctgctgaccTTCAACCAGGCAACCAGTGAAGCTGACGCGCCAGGATGGGGCGGGATGCGACTCGAACAAGCTCATGATTGCAGCGCGCACCAAAGGATCCGCATCGTGAATGACGATATGACTGCCCTTCTGCTGAGGGACCAAGGCTGCAATCTGAGCAGCGACGAGGTGCGCCGCTGTCGACAACAGAGCCATTGAAAATAGTTCCTCTGAAGCACCAGCTGGAAGAGCGACCGTAAGGTCTTTGAGTGTCGTCGCTGGCGTCTCAGCAGAAGGTGTCAAAGCGAGAACCCGTTTACCATCGGCGTCGCCAACGCAAAGACGGAAGTAACCCAACGTGCTGATCCTCAAAGCCTGCAGGAGTGACTTTCGGATGCGAAGCTCGTAGCTAGGAACAGCAGCATCGGTCTCGGGTTGAACACGCAGAGGCGAGATCTGTCCGATGACTGGAGCTGCCAGTGGCGCATTGGCGCTGGCATTGAGACTGAATGAAGTCTTGTGTGACTGAGGATCAACTTCCTCATGGATGATGCGGCGGATTGAGTTGAAGCGATGGTTCAattccttgttgatgttcaaTCGCGGCATGTaagtcttcttctcaacgacTCGTACCTCAGACTCTTGAGTCCATTGAAGTTTGTCGTTCAGATCAGCACCATTGGCAATCTCTTCGCGCTTCCACTTGTCGAGAAGTTCAATACGTCTCAGAGCCCGGGCAACGAAAGAAGGCACCCATGATCCATCACCAACGGTCGCATTGTCCAGATCGACTGTCTGGAGGGTGATGCTAGGGTACTCTTGGCGAATCGATCGCGCGAGACCGACCACCATGTTATTGTAGGGCTGTTCTGACGCTGCGCCCTTGGTGACCCAGAGGATGTTGCGACCTCGAGCCCAAAGGGTCTTGAGACCATCGAGCTTGGGGTCTGTGACGGTGCGGAGAACAGGCTCATCGAGTTCGGTCAGGCAGAGAACCGAAGAGCCTTCGGGGAATTGATCTTCAGTGATATCGTTGAGAGCTTCAACTGATCTGAAGTGGTTTGTGGTCTGGTAAAAGGGCGCGACGAGagacttggtcttctcaacaagGTCCATCGTTCCAAGGGACTTGCCGCCGACAACCACCAAGCTCTGCTGTTTCTCGGGAACAACAGTGAGTGGTTCTCTCAAGAGATCAACCTTCTCATCTCTCGCCATTGAGACCCAGAGACACATCGGCTGCGTCTGATTGTGGCCGACAGTATGCGTATCAACACCAGTAAAGCCAGTCCTCTTCAGAGCATCGTCCCACTGCTCAAGCGTCAGCATGGGACCCCAAGGGCGACCATACTCAGCGCCAGACCACCAGGCAGCAAAGCCACCCATACCAATACCCAATCGCACGGCATCattgttgatgttctcgaagCCAATGAGACGGCCGCCGGGCTTCAGAAGACGACGGATGTTGCGGAGAGCTCCCTCGACATCTCCGGTTGCGTGCAGGGCCATGCCAGCCATCACGACGTGATAAGATGACTCAGTAAAGCCCTGCTCTTCGATACTGTTGTTCATATCGAGAGCCTTGAAGTTAATGCGACCGGAATagtccttgaacttctcctcTGCTTTGTCAAAGAAGGCAGTCGAGATGTCTGTGAAGGTGTAGACCGAGAAGGCACCGTCAATGGCGGGCAGAGCGTGCGATGTCGCACCACCAGTACCTGCACCGACTTCAAGGACGCGCATCTGGGGGTAGATGTGGGCAAGTTGGCGCATCATATTATACATCTTCTGGTCACTTGCTTCGTAGCGAAGAGTCTCCTCGTAGTACCGATTGAGCATGTTATCCTTGGTAAGATACTCGTGCACATTGCCTTCGTTCGCGGGGACGACTTCAAgaagagccttggcagcgGCGTGGGTGAGTCTGAAGTCGTTGGAGTTGGCATACTCCTCCAGAAGACGATCAACCTCAGCTTGGGTGTCGTTCATCATCTCTGGAGTCAGGAAGTGATGTTCTCCGCGACTGACGAGACCAATAACGTGGTCGCACCAAGTGAGAAGGCGCTTGAAGtgctcttgagcttcatcgCGAGCCCTTGAACCAGCCGGGATAAGCTCAGCGAGACGTCGCACGCAGAATAACGACAGTCTGTCAAGGTTGTCGGCTGAGCGAATCTCTGCATCAGCCACCTCTTGAGGGCGATTGACGCGCGATGCCAGCACACCATCGGGCTCAGAAGGACCATAGACCCAGgtcgagaagagaggagagtcGTTGGCGGAAGTAGCGGGCGTGAATGGCCTCATTCTGGCACCCTCGACCGCGATGTAAGCTTGTTGGCCATCAGGTGAAAGCATCTTCATATCGCCAACGGCCTCACCCAGAGAGTCTGCATCCTCACCAAGCGTGGTACTGGCTTCCCAAGCCATGGTCGCGCCTCGAGCAGCTGACGCGAAGTAAGGATTGACGTGGATCGCATCAATGCCCACCAGCATCTGTAGGCACCACAAACGGCCATCGCCAGGCGCAGCCATTGCAGCGAGAACAGTCTGGACACCAGAGTCCATAAGGCCAGGATGAGCTAGAGTGACTTGGTCTTCCCATTCAGGCCCAGATTGGTCAACAATCTTTCCGATCGCAAAGTCGGACTTGCGCTCAATCTCGACAATGCCCTTGAAGGGAGGGGAATACTGGTAGCCGTGCTTGGCTAGCTCAGTGTAGAAGCGGTCAATCTCAATTGGCGCGAGGTTATATTGACGAGACGGGTCCTGCGCGGTCTGGCCAGGAATGGCATCTGCTGAAGGAGCACCAAGACGCGCGACAACGCGACCGTGAGCGTGAGTAGATGTAACAGCTGGGGCCAGTCCGTGAGTGTGATAGGAGCAGCAAACGAAGTCAACGATAAGCTCATCGTGACTACTCTCAACAGTCTTCATAGTAACAAGTGTCTCAACACTTGAACTGTCATCATTGAAGACAATCGCCTGATCCATGGTAAGATCATAAAGACTCAACAATCTCACGGTCGGAGAGTCCTTGAGATCTCGCACCAGTATCATCGCCGCTTCAAGAGCCATAGCTGCATATCCACAGCCGGGGAAGATGACTTGCccttgaagacgatggcCACGGAGCCAGGGAATCTCGCGGGCGCGAAGAATGTTGCGCCATTGAGTCATGCCTGGAACACTGTTCTCGACCATACGGCGACCGAGAATAGGGTGAACGGGTTCATCCATTTGACGAAGCGCGGCGCAGAAACGGGATTCTGACCAGAAGACCTGAGAGTCCGCCGAGAAAGGATATGGTGGGAGGTCTCTGACCACAGTGGGTGTTGATGCGCGACCAGAGAGTGTAGCGTCAATTGAAGCAAAGTTGACATGGCCACGACCCAGATTGCGCCAGACAGCGCCAAAGCAATCGGCGACGCTTTCAACGTCGTCCTTTCCGC from Fusarium fujikuroi IMI 58289 draft genome, chromosome FFUJ_chr04 harbors:
- a CDS encoding related to SUC2-invertase (sucrose hydrolyzing enzyme) produces the protein MRGLLFSTVAGLVQLSAAQSSTTPSVPTGTPITGDYNGTYRPQIHFSPPQHFMNDPNGMFRDADGLWHLYYQYNPTDVVAGNQHWGHATSKDLYHWVNQPIALFPPEKDTYVFSGSAVVDVNNTSGFFPDQDNGVVAIYTLSSPTVQDQAIAYSRDGGYTFTPYANNPVINSTSTQFRDPKVIRYDDSWIMVVAYPQDFKIGIFESDNLKDWKPTSNFSHHGLLGLQYECPNMIPMPYVDGDGNKQDDMWLMAISINPGAPLGGSITEYFPGTFNGTHFEAVDAAARIADFGKDNYAGQWFYGLSEDEYPVSIAWASNWQYTSVVPTGDEGWRSAMSLPRENYLTKAKRVGWKLVSKPYDLSPVLGRELASNSSFGNGTLIVDYSDVESNAIYWEVNVTGIPDGGIPPTSSMNWTFSSPITNEAIKSGYYLGGDPVFFLDRGGVKGFDNIFYTDKTSLGSLATENGTWSLSGVIDRSIYEAFLNDGVDSVTNTFFSTEPLTLMIFSATDLPEDVKVSVKVHALESAWKEMENDDGLVAGNRTSSSS